Proteins encoded within one genomic window of Pseudomonas cannabina:
- the hflD gene encoding high frequency lysogenization protein HflD: MTPIQEQLIALGAVFQAAVLVDRIAKTGQISEVALSCMLGSVLVVDPKDTLDVYGGDDLNLHEGYRAMASALERDPATLQREPLRYALSMLALERQLAKRDDMLEIIGKRIPVIQSQVEHFGVAHENVIAATGALYQDTLSTLRQRIQVQGDMRNLQQPNNASKIRAILLAGIRSARLWRQVGGHRWQLVFSRRKLLKELYPLLHG, encoded by the coding sequence ATGACCCCGATTCAGGAACAACTGATCGCTCTGGGTGCAGTATTCCAGGCCGCCGTGCTGGTCGACCGGATCGCCAAGACCGGGCAGATCAGCGAGGTAGCGCTGAGCTGCATGCTGGGCAGCGTGCTGGTGGTTGACCCCAAGGATACGCTGGACGTCTACGGCGGCGACGACCTCAACCTGCACGAGGGCTATCGCGCCATGGCCAGCGCTCTGGAACGCGATCCGGCCACGCTGCAACGCGAACCGCTACGCTATGCTCTGTCGATGCTTGCCCTCGAGCGCCAACTGGCAAAGCGCGATGACATGCTTGAAATCATCGGCAAACGCATTCCGGTCATTCAGTCTCAGGTCGAACATTTCGGCGTGGCACACGAAAACGTGATTGCCGCCACCGGTGCCCTGTATCAGGACACGCTCAGCACTCTGCGCCAGCGCATTCAGGTGCAAGGCGACATGCGTAACCTGCAGCAACCCAACAACGCGTCGAAGATCCGCGCCATCCTGCTGGCAGGTATCCGCTCGGCGCGACTGTGGCGACAAGTTGGCGGGCATCGC
- the mnmA gene encoding tRNA 2-thiouridine(34) synthase MnmA, whose translation MRDPAPSNSAMKRVIVGMSGGVDSSVSAVLLMEQGYQVEGLFMKNWEEDDGTEYCTAREDLADAQAVCDKIGIKLHTANFAAEYWDNVFEHFLEEYKAGRTPNPDILCNREIKFKAFLDYALMLGADLIATGHYVRRRDTDGRTELLKGLDPNKDQSYFLHAVGGEQIARTLFPVGELEKPQVRAIAEKHGLATAKKKDSTGICFIGERRFTDFLRQYLPAQPGEIKTTEGEVIGRHSGLMYHTIGQRQGLGIGGLKDASDDPWYVLVKDLQNNELIVGQGNDHPWLFSSALVSSEIYWVNPIDLSSPRRLTAKVRYRQSDQPCTLEKTADGYRATFDDPQRAVTPGQSVVFYDGEICLGGGVIEVAEPWTSKDKR comes from the coding sequence ATGCGTGATCCAGCCCCCTCGAACTCAGCAATGAAGCGCGTCATAGTCGGCATGTCCGGCGGCGTGGACTCTTCCGTTTCCGCCGTACTGCTCATGGAGCAGGGTTATCAGGTGGAAGGCTTGTTCATGAAGAACTGGGAAGAAGACGACGGAACGGAATACTGCACGGCACGCGAAGACCTGGCAGATGCCCAGGCGGTGTGCGACAAGATCGGCATCAAGCTGCACACCGCCAACTTCGCAGCCGAGTACTGGGACAACGTGTTCGAACATTTCCTCGAAGAGTACAAAGCCGGCCGCACTCCAAACCCGGACATCCTTTGCAACCGGGAAATCAAGTTCAAGGCCTTCCTCGATTACGCCCTGATGCTGGGCGCCGACCTGATTGCCACCGGCCATTACGTGCGCCGTCGTGATACCGATGGGCGCACCGAACTGCTCAAGGGCCTGGACCCGAACAAGGACCAGAGCTACTTCCTGCATGCGGTGGGCGGCGAGCAGATCGCCCGCACGTTGTTCCCGGTCGGCGAGCTGGAAAAGCCGCAAGTGCGCGCGATTGCTGAGAAGCACGGCCTGGCGACAGCCAAAAAGAAGGACTCCACCGGCATCTGCTTCATTGGCGAGCGGCGTTTCACTGACTTCCTGCGCCAGTACCTGCCGGCCCAGCCCGGTGAGATCAAAACGACTGAAGGTGAAGTCATCGGTCGCCATAGCGGCCTGATGTATCACACCATTGGCCAGCGTCAGGGCCTAGGAATTGGCGGCCTCAAGGACGCCAGCGACGATCCGTGGTACGTGCTGGTCAAAGACCTGCAAAACAACGAGCTGATCGTCGGCCAGGGCAATGACCATCCGTGGCTGTTCTCCAGCGCGCTGGTCAGTTCGGAAATCTATTGGGTCAACCCGATCGATCTGAGCAGCCCGCGCAGGCTGACCGCCAAGGTCCGTTACCGCCAAAGCGACCAGCCCTGCACGCTGGAAAAAACCGCTGATGGCTACCGGGCCACATTTGATGACCCGCAACGCGCGGTCACACCCGGCCAGTCGGTCGTGTTCTACGATGGCGAAATCTGTCTGGGCGGCGGCGTAATTGAAGTTGCCGAACCCTGGACCAGCAAGGACAAGCGTTGA
- a CDS encoding NUDIX hydrolase, with protein sequence MTWQAHVTVATIVEDQGRFLFVEEMKGGRSVLNQPAGHLDPNESLQHAAVRETLEETGWDVELTSVTGIYLYTAPSNGVTYQRICFAAKALRHNPDYVLDDGIVGPVWLTRDELLAEQTRWRSELVLRCLDDYLNAEHFSLDLLRDKA encoded by the coding sequence ATGACTTGGCAAGCCCACGTTACCGTCGCGACCATTGTCGAAGATCAGGGCCGCTTTCTTTTCGTTGAAGAAATGAAAGGTGGTCGCAGCGTACTCAATCAACCGGCCGGGCATCTCGACCCGAACGAAAGCCTGCAGCACGCCGCCGTTCGGGAAACCCTTGAAGAAACCGGCTGGGACGTCGAACTGACCAGCGTGACAGGTATTTATCTGTACACAGCGCCCAGCAATGGCGTGACTTACCAGCGCATCTGCTTCGCCGCCAAGGCCCTGCGCCACAACCCGGACTACGTGCTGGATGACGGCATCGTCGGCCCGGTCTGGCTGACCCGCGACGAACTGCTGGCCGAACAGACGCGCTGGCGTAGCGAACTGGTCTTGCGCTGCTTGGACGATTACCTGAATGCCGAACATTTCAGTCTTGACCTGCTGCGCGACAAGGCGTGA
- a CDS encoding LysR family transcriptional regulator: MDRIQEMTLFASLAEHTSFAAVARQSGLSTATVTRAVSSLESRLGILLVVRTTRNMRLTEAGQRFAVDCRRLLGDLAEAENAAGGLHALPSGSLTVTAPQMFGALHVVPVLTSFLDQHPSVDVRAILVDRVVSMLDEGIDVAVRIGTLPDSSLIAIPTGSVRRMVCASPAYLAKHGVPQHPDDLRRHSTISTTAFERPPHWLFRIANEDYSVDVGSRLSLTSYQAAIGAALQGWGLTQVPFYQIREHLQDGRLESVLDAFEITPEPVHVVYLEGRRGSSKVRAFVDFCVSALRHDLHFAQK, from the coding sequence ATGGACCGTATTCAGGAAATGACCCTTTTTGCCAGCCTGGCCGAACACACCAGTTTCGCCGCCGTGGCTCGCCAGTCAGGCCTGTCGACCGCCACGGTGACTCGGGCAGTCTCAAGCCTGGAGAGCCGCCTGGGAATCCTGCTGGTCGTGCGCACCACCCGTAACATGCGGCTCACCGAGGCCGGCCAACGGTTCGCCGTCGATTGCCGTCGACTGCTTGGCGATCTCGCCGAGGCTGAAAACGCAGCCGGCGGCCTGCACGCGCTTCCATCCGGCTCGTTGACGGTCACCGCCCCGCAGATGTTCGGCGCGCTGCATGTCGTGCCGGTATTGACGAGCTTTCTCGACCAACACCCCTCTGTCGACGTCCGCGCCATACTCGTGGACCGAGTCGTGTCCATGCTCGACGAAGGGATCGACGTAGCCGTCAGGATCGGCACCCTGCCCGACTCGTCCCTTATTGCGATCCCGACCGGCAGCGTGCGGCGCATGGTCTGCGCGTCTCCCGCCTATCTGGCGAAGCACGGCGTCCCGCAGCATCCTGATGACCTGCGACGCCATTCGACCATCTCGACCACCGCCTTTGAACGTCCGCCCCATTGGCTATTCCGGATCGCCAACGAGGATTATTCAGTGGACGTGGGCTCCCGACTCAGCCTGACCTCCTATCAGGCGGCCATTGGCGCGGCGTTACAGGGCTGGGGGCTGACTCAGGTGCCGTTTTACCAGATACGCGAGCATTTGCAGGACGGCAGGCTTGAATCCGTACTGGACGCTTTCGAAATCACGCCGGAGCCGGTGCACGTTGTTTACCTGGAAGGCCGCCGCGGCTCCTCGAAGGTGCGCGCATTTGTCGACTTCTGCGTCAGCGCCCTGAGGCACGATCTGCATTTCGCGCAAAAATAG
- a CDS encoding alpha/beta fold hydrolase, whose amino-acid sequence MPVDDAFRVTFHSRKVGEVDVFYREVGPKDAPVLLLLHGFPSSSHMFRTLMPLLATQYRLIAPDLPGFGNTKAPPRGQFDYTFDNLYTVIEGFTEALGLNTYALYVFDYGSPVGFRLAAANPDKVTAIISQNGNAYLEGFSDQWGPWQAYWREPSAANREACRASLSPQTIRDWQYGTGADPEKLSPDGYNLDILYMSRPGAEEIQLDLILDYRSNVAAYPSFQAYLRTYQPALLAVWGKHDPAFIPPGAEAFRKDVPKAEVHLLDAGHFALETHAPEIAEYIRDFLSRTLKG is encoded by the coding sequence ATGCCTGTTGACGATGCCTTTCGCGTCACGTTTCACAGCCGGAAAGTGGGTGAAGTGGACGTCTTCTATCGCGAAGTCGGCCCCAAGGATGCGCCAGTGCTCTTGCTGCTGCATGGTTTTCCGAGCTCCAGCCACATGTTTCGCACGCTGATGCCGTTGCTGGCGACGCAGTACCGCCTGATCGCCCCGGATCTGCCCGGTTTCGGTAACACCAAAGCGCCGCCACGCGGACAGTTCGATTACACCTTCGACAATCTCTACACCGTGATCGAAGGATTTACCGAGGCATTGGGGCTGAACACGTACGCGTTGTACGTCTTCGACTACGGCTCACCGGTCGGCTTTCGGCTTGCAGCAGCCAACCCGGACAAGGTGACAGCGATTATCAGCCAGAACGGCAACGCTTACCTGGAAGGCTTCAGTGATCAGTGGGGGCCATGGCAGGCCTATTGGCGCGAGCCCTCAGCGGCCAATCGCGAGGCGTGTCGCGCTTCGTTGTCGCCGCAAACCATTCGCGACTGGCAGTACGGGACGGGCGCCGATCCTGAAAAGCTTTCGCCGGATGGCTACAACCTGGACATTCTGTACATGTCGCGGCCCGGTGCAGAGGAAATCCAGCTGGACCTGATTCTCGATTACCGAAGCAATGTGGCGGCGTATCCGTCGTTCCAGGCTTACTTGCGCACGTATCAGCCCGCGTTGCTGGCGGTCTGGGGCAAGCACGATCCTGCGTTCATACCGCCGGGCGCGGAAGCCTTTCGCAAGGACGTCCCGAAAGCTGAAGTGCATCTTCTGGATGCTGGACACTTCGCGCTGGAAACACATGCGCCGGAAATCGCCGAGTACATCCGCGATTTTCTGTCACGTACGCTTAAGGGTTAA
- a CDS encoding NADP-dependent isocitrate dehydrogenase has product MSNRSKIIYTFTDEAPALATYSLLPIIEAFTATSDIDVETRDISLAGRVLSSFLESLADKKVPDHLAELGKLATTPEANIIKLPNISASVPQLKATIKELQNQGYNIPDYPENPATDAEKETRARYDKTKGSAVNPVLREGNSDRRAPLSVKNYARKHPHKMGAWSADSKAHVAHMSNGDFYGSEKATQIEADNTVKIELVAQDGTTTVLKEKTAVKAGEVVDCSVMSAKALRSFIAAEIEDARKQGVLFSVHLKATMMKISDPIMFGQIVDEFYKDALTKHADTLKQIGFSLNNGIGDLYERIGVLPAEKQAEIKADIEAVYAVRPQLAMVNSDKGITNLHVPSDVIVDASMPAMIRDSGKMWGTDGQLHDAKAVIPDRCYATIYQAVIDDCKKNGAFDPTTMGSVPNVGLMAQKAEEYGSHDKTFHIQTNGVVRVTDSQGKLLMEQNVETGDIWRMCQAKDAPIQDWVKLAVNRARASNTPAIFWLDSSRAHDRVMIEKVQKYLGDHDTSGLDIQILSPVEAMKLTLERTRAGKDTISVTGNVLRDYLTDLFPIMELGTSAKMLSIVPLMNGGGLFETGAGGSAPKHVQQFVEENFLRWDSLGEFLALAASLEHLGNAYNNPKALVLSKTLDQATGEFLDRNKSPSRKVGGIDNRGSHFYLTLFWAQALASQDEDAALKAQFAPLAKTLTDNEEKIVAELNAVQGKPVDIGGYYFPNPEVTSKAMRPSATFNAAIAAL; this is encoded by the coding sequence ATGTCCAACCGCTCGAAGATCATCTACACCTTCACCGACGAAGCTCCGGCCCTCGCCACCTACTCCCTGTTGCCTATTATCGAAGCGTTCACGGCAACCTCCGATATCGACGTGGAAACACGCGACATTTCTCTGGCGGGCCGTGTTCTTTCCAGCTTCCTGGAGTCGCTTGCTGATAAAAAAGTGCCGGATCATCTCGCCGAGCTGGGCAAGCTGGCCACCACGCCAGAAGCCAACATCATCAAGCTGCCGAACATCAGTGCCTCGGTCCCGCAATTGAAGGCGACCATCAAGGAGCTTCAGAATCAGGGCTACAACATTCCTGACTACCCTGAGAACCCTGCCACCGACGCGGAAAAAGAAACCCGCGCACGTTACGACAAGACCAAGGGCAGCGCCGTAAACCCGGTTCTGCGTGAAGGCAACTCCGACCGCCGCGCACCTTTGTCGGTCAAGAACTACGCACGCAAGCACCCGCACAAGATGGGTGCCTGGTCAGCCGATTCCAAAGCCCACGTTGCGCACATGAGCAACGGTGACTTCTACGGCAGCGAAAAAGCCACTCAGATCGAAGCCGACAACACCGTCAAGATCGAACTGGTCGCTCAGGATGGCACCACCACCGTCCTCAAAGAAAAAACCGCCGTCAAGGCTGGCGAAGTCGTCGATTGCTCGGTCATGAGCGCCAAGGCGCTGCGCAGCTTCATCGCCGCTGAAATCGAAGACGCCCGCAAGCAAGGCGTGCTGTTTTCGGTGCATCTGAAAGCAACCATGATGAAGATCTCCGATCCGATCATGTTCGGCCAGATCGTCGACGAGTTCTACAAGGACGCATTGACCAAGCACGCTGACACGCTGAAACAGATCGGCTTCAGCCTGAACAACGGCATCGGCGACCTGTACGAGCGCATCGGCGTTCTGCCAGCGGAAAAGCAGGCTGAAATCAAGGCTGATATAGAAGCGGTTTATGCGGTCCGTCCACAGTTGGCGATGGTCAACTCCGACAAGGGCATCACCAACCTGCACGTGCCGAGCGACGTGATCGTCGACGCATCGATGCCGGCCATGATCCGTGACTCCGGCAAGATGTGGGGCACAGACGGTCAGTTGCACGATGCCAAAGCGGTGATCCCGGATCGCTGCTACGCCACTATCTATCAAGCTGTCATCGACGACTGCAAGAAAAACGGCGCCTTCGATCCGACCACCATGGGCAGCGTGCCAAATGTTGGCCTGATGGCGCAGAAAGCCGAAGAGTACGGTTCGCACGACAAGACTTTTCACATCCAGACCAATGGTGTGGTTCGCGTCACCGACAGCCAGGGCAAGCTGCTCATGGAGCAGAATGTCGAAACAGGCGACATCTGGCGCATGTGTCAGGCCAAGGACGCACCGATCCAGGATTGGGTAAAACTGGCTGTCAACCGCGCTCGCGCCAGCAACACACCCGCGATTTTCTGGCTGGATTCGTCCCGCGCTCATGACCGCGTGATGATCGAGAAAGTGCAGAAGTACCTGGGCGACCATGACACTTCAGGTCTGGACATCCAGATCCTGTCGCCGGTCGAAGCGATGAAACTGACCCTGGAGCGTACTCGTGCCGGCAAGGACACCATCTCGGTGACCGGCAACGTGCTGCGCGATTACCTCACCGACCTGTTCCCGATCATGGAACTGGGCACCAGTGCGAAGATGCTGTCGATCGTCCCGCTGATGAACGGTGGCGGCCTGTTCGAAACCGGCGCTGGCGGTTCGGCACCAAAGCACGTTCAGCAGTTCGTCGAAGAGAACTTCCTGCGCTGGGACTCTCTGGGCGAATTCCTGGCTCTGGCAGCTTCGCTGGAACACCTGGGCAACGCGTACAACAACCCGAAAGCGCTGGTGCTTTCCAAGACCCTCGACCAGGCGACTGGCGAGTTTCTGGATCGCAACAAATCGCCATCGCGCAAGGTCGGCGGCATCGACAACCGTGGCAGCCACTTCTACCTGACCCTGTTCTGGGCACAGGCACTGGCCTCTCAGGACGAAGACGCAGCCCTCAAGGCGCAGTTCGCGCCTTTGGCCAAAACCCTGACCGACAACGAAGAAAAAATTGTTGCCGAGCTGAACGCTGTTCAGGGCAAGCCGGTGGACATCGGTGGCTACTACTTCCCTAACCCGGAAGTAACCAGCAAAGCCATGCGCCCAAGCGCAACATTCAACGCAGCCATCGCCGCGTTGTAA
- a CDS encoding cold shock domain-containing protein: MKEGKVKWFNNAKGYGFINAKVNGKNPEKDEYGGDDLLVHFSTIEMDGYKTVKAGQKVSFDIIEGPKGQHAVNIRAVKDDQESPAKDTQTARQQERIPVDI; encoded by the coding sequence ATGAAGGAAGGAAAAGTCAAGTGGTTCAACAATGCAAAAGGGTATGGATTCATAAACGCGAAGGTTAACGGCAAAAACCCGGAGAAGGACGAATACGGTGGTGACGACCTTTTAGTTCATTTTTCGACCATCGAGATGGACGGCTATAAAACCGTCAAAGCGGGCCAAAAGGTCAGCTTTGACATCATTGAAGGCCCGAAAGGCCAACATGCGGTCAACATCAGGGCAGTAAAAGACGATCAGGAAAGTCCGGCAAAGGATACGCAGACCGCACGTCAGCAGGAACGCATTCCTGTCGACATCTGA
- the clpS gene encoding ATP-dependent Clp protease adapter ClpS — MHAFSKIRLTFNQDGPQSHEDDSAGIAVQDAKPTLQAPPIYKVVLFNDDYTPMDFVVEVLEVFFNLNRELATKVMLAVHTEGRAVCGLFTRDIAETKAMQVNQYARESQHPLLCEIEKDG, encoded by the coding sequence ATGCATGCATTCAGCAAGATTCGACTAACATTCAATCAGGATGGTCCGCAGTCACACGAGGACGACTCGGCAGGCATCGCGGTGCAGGACGCCAAACCGACCCTGCAGGCGCCACCGATTTACAAGGTGGTTTTGTTCAATGATGACTACACCCCGATGGATTTTGTCGTAGAAGTACTCGAGGTGTTTTTTAACCTGAATCGTGAGCTGGCCACCAAAGTCATGCTGGCCGTCCATACAGAGGGACGGGCAGTCTGCGGATTGTTTACCCGCGACATCGCCGAGACCAAGGCAATGCAGGTCAATCAATACGCCAGGGAGAGCCAGCATCCGCTACTCTGTGAGATCGAGAAGGACGGTTAA
- the clpA gene encoding ATP-dependent Clp protease ATP-binding subunit ClpA — MLNRELEVTLNLAFKEARSKRHEFMTVEHLLLALLDNEAAATVLRACGANLDKLKHDLQEFIDSTTPLIPVHDEDRETQPTLGFQRVLQRAVFHVQSSGKREVTGANVLVAIFSEQESQAVFLLKQQSVARIDVVNYIAHGISKVPGHGEHSSEGEQDMQDDEGGEASSSGNPLDAYASNLNELARQGRIDPLVGREVEVERVAQILARRRKNNPLLVGEAGVGKTAIAEGLAKRIVDNQVPDLLANSVVYSLDLGALLAGTKYRGDFEKRFKALLNELRKRPQAILFIDEIHTIIGAGAASGGVMDASNLLKPLLSSGDIRCIGSTTFQEFRGIFEKDRALARRFQKVDVSEPSVEDTIGILRGLKSRFEQHHSIEYSDEALRAAAELASRYINDRHMPDKAIDVIDEAGAYQRLQPVEKRVKRIDVPQVEDIVAKIARVPPKHVNSSDKELLRNLERDLKLTVFGQDAAIDSLSTAIKLSRAGLKSPDKPVGSFLFAGPTGVGKTEAARQLAKALGVELIRFDMSEYMERHTVSRLIGAPPGYVGFDQGGLLTEAITRQPHCVLLLDEIEKAHPEVFNLLLQVMDHGTLTDNNGRKADFRNVIVIMTTNAGAESAARASIGFTHQDHSSDAMEVIKKSFTPEFRNRLDTIIQFGRLSHEVIKSVVDKFLTELQAQLEDKRVLLEVSEAARSWLAQGGYDAAMGARPMARLIQDKIKRPLAEEILFGELSEHGGVVHIDIRDGEITFDFETTAEMA, encoded by the coding sequence ATGTTAAACCGTGAGCTCGAAGTCACCCTCAATCTTGCCTTCAAGGAGGCACGTTCGAAGCGTCATGAGTTCATGACGGTCGAGCATCTCCTGCTGGCTCTATTGGATAACGAGGCTGCAGCCACTGTCCTGCGTGCCTGCGGCGCAAACCTCGATAAACTCAAGCATGATCTGCAGGAGTTTATCGACTCCACCACTCCGTTGATTCCCGTCCACGACGAGGATCGCGAGACTCAGCCGACGCTGGGCTTCCAGCGCGTGCTGCAACGCGCAGTCTTCCATGTACAAAGCTCCGGCAAGCGCGAAGTCACGGGCGCCAATGTGCTGGTTGCGATTTTCAGTGAGCAGGAAAGCCAGGCCGTATTTCTGCTCAAACAGCAGAGTGTGGCCCGGATCGATGTCGTCAATTACATCGCCCATGGTATCTCCAAGGTTCCAGGGCACGGCGAACACTCTTCTGAAGGTGAGCAAGATATGCAGGACGACGAGGGCGGTGAAGCATCTTCCTCAGGCAATCCTCTGGATGCCTATGCCAGCAATCTGAACGAATTGGCGCGTCAGGGACGCATTGATCCGTTGGTCGGTCGCGAAGTCGAAGTCGAACGCGTCGCGCAGATTCTGGCTCGTCGTCGCAAGAACAACCCGCTGCTGGTGGGCGAGGCCGGGGTCGGTAAAACGGCCATCGCCGAAGGTCTGGCCAAGCGCATTGTCGACAACCAGGTCCCTGATCTGCTGGCTAACAGCGTCGTCTATTCGCTCGATCTGGGCGCGTTGCTGGCCGGGACGAAATACCGTGGCGATTTCGAGAAGCGCTTCAAAGCGTTGCTCAATGAACTGCGCAAGCGGCCACAGGCGATCCTGTTCATCGACGAGATTCACACCATCATTGGAGCGGGTGCGGCTTCCGGTGGCGTTATGGATGCGTCGAACCTGCTCAAACCGTTGCTGTCTTCCGGTGATATTCGCTGCATCGGTTCGACCACGTTCCAGGAGTTTCGCGGGATTTTCGAGAAGGATCGCGCCCTGGCGCGACGTTTTCAGAAAGTCGATGTGTCCGAACCGTCGGTTGAAGACACGATTGGCATCCTGCGTGGTCTGAAAAGCCGTTTCGAGCAGCATCACAGCATCGAGTACAGTGATGAAGCCTTGCGCGCGGCGGCAGAACTGGCCTCGCGCTACATCAATGATCGTCACATGCCTGACAAGGCGATTGACGTGATCGACGAGGCAGGTGCCTACCAGCGCCTGCAACCGGTCGAGAAGCGCGTCAAGCGTATTGACGTGCCGCAGGTCGAGGATATCGTCGCCAAGATCGCGCGTGTTCCGCCAAAACACGTCAACAGTTCCGACAAGGAGCTGCTGCGTAATCTGGAGCGTGATCTCAAGCTCACCGTGTTTGGTCAGGATGCGGCGATCGATTCGCTGTCGACTGCGATCAAGCTGTCGCGTGCAGGCCTTAAATCGCCTGACAAGCCGGTCGGTTCGTTCCTGTTTGCCGGTCCTACGGGTGTCGGCAAGACGGAAGCGGCTCGCCAGTTGGCTAAGGCGCTGGGTGTCGAGCTTATACGTTTCGACATGTCGGAATACATGGAACGGCACACTGTGTCCCGTCTGATTGGCGCGCCTCCGGGCTACGTCGGTTTCGATCAGGGCGGCTTGCTGACAGAGGCCATCACTCGCCAGCCGCATTGCGTGCTGCTGCTCGACGAAATCGAGAAGGCGCATCCGGAAGTCTTCAACCTGCTGTTGCAGGTGATGGACCACGGTACGCTCACCGACAACAACGGGCGCAAGGCGGACTTCCGCAATGTGATCGTGATCATGACTACCAACGCCGGTGCCGAGTCGGCCGCGCGGGCTTCGATAGGCTTCACGCATCAGGACCACTCGTCTGACGCGATGGAAGTCATCAAGAAGAGCTTCACACCGGAGTTCCGCAACCGTCTGGACACCATCATCCAGTTTGGCCGTCTCAGCCACGAAGTCATCAAGAGTGTGGTCGACAAGTTCCTCACCGAGCTTCAGGCCCAGCTGGAAGACAAGCGCGTATTGCTCGAAGTGTCCGAGGCAGCGAGAAGCTGGCTGGCGCAGGGCGGTTACGACGCGGCGATGGGTGCCAGGCCGATGGCGCGCCTGATTCAGGACAAGATCAAGCGTCCGTTGGCGGAAGAGATCCTGTTCGGCGAGTTGTCCGAGCACGGCGGCGTTGTGCATATCGACATCAGAGATGGTGAGATCACCTTTGATTTCGAGACCACAGCAGAAATGGCCTGA
- the infA gene encoding translation initiation factor IF-1, whose translation MSKEDSFEMEGTVVDTLPNTMFRVELENGHVVTAHISGKMRKNYIRILTGDKVRVELTPYDLSKGRITYRAR comes from the coding sequence ATGTCGAAAGAAGACAGCTTCGAAATGGAAGGCACTGTCGTCGACACCCTGCCCAACACCATGTTTCGTGTGGAGTTGGAAAACGGGCACGTCGTAACCGCGCATATCTCCGGCAAGATGCGCAAGAATTACATCCGTATTCTGACCGGCGACAAAGTGCGCGTAGAACTGACGCCCTATGACCTGAGCAAAGGGCGCATCACCTACCGCGCTCGTTAA
- a CDS encoding arginyltransferase, producing MTELARLKFYATQPHTCSYLPEEQATTLFLDPSQPMDVQVYADLSDMGFRRSGDHLYRPHCQNCSACVPARIPVSLFVPDRQQKRILKRNADIQVSSAKPVFTQEYFDLYQRYIEQRHADGDMFPPSREQFSTFLVRDLPFSRFYEFRLEQRLLAVAVTDLLPNGLSAVYTFYEPDEERRSLGRYAILWQIAEAARLQLQAVYLGYWIKNCKKMNYKTQYRPIELLTNQRWVTLY from the coding sequence ATGACAGAGCTGGCCAGGCTTAAGTTTTATGCCACCCAACCCCACACGTGCAGTTACCTGCCCGAAGAGCAGGCGACTACGCTGTTTCTCGATCCCAGCCAGCCGATGGACGTTCAAGTCTACGCCGACCTGTCCGACATGGGCTTTCGTCGCAGCGGCGATCATCTTTACCGCCCGCACTGCCAAAATTGCAGTGCCTGCGTGCCTGCGCGCATTCCGGTCAGCCTGTTCGTGCCTGACCGGCAGCAAAAGCGCATCCTGAAGCGCAACGCGGATATTCAGGTCAGCAGCGCCAAACCGGTGTTCACCCAGGAATACTTCGATCTTTATCAGCGCTACATCGAGCAACGCCATGCCGATGGCGATATGTTTCCCCCCAGTCGCGAGCAGTTTTCGACATTTCTGGTACGCGATCTGCCTTTTTCGCGATTCTATGAATTTCGCCTCGAACAGCGCCTGCTGGCGGTAGCCGTGACCGATCTATTGCCGAACGGCCTTTCGGCGGTTTACACCTTCTACGAACCTGACGAAGAGCGCCGCAGTCTGGGCCGCTACGCCATTCTGTGGCAAATCGCCGAGGCCGCGCGGCTTCAGTTGCAAGCGGTCTATCTGGGTTACTGGATAAAGAACTGCAAAAAGATGAATTACAAGACTCAATATCGCCCTATCGAACTGCTCACCAATCAAAGATGGGTCACTCTGTACTGA